The Lycium barbarum isolate Lr01 chromosome 12, ASM1917538v2, whole genome shotgun sequence genome includes a region encoding these proteins:
- the LOC132623300 gene encoding aspartyl protease family protein 1, giving the protein MSSFFIFFLTLLSFFPFRQCNGRVFTFEMHHRFSETVKKWSLQKKIGGPLQNWPVKGSLQYYTQLANHDKLLHGKKLFKFDGPLTFSDGNSTFRISSLGFLHYTTVTLGTPGLKFLVALDTGSDLFWVPCECGSCSSTDDPTLDSSDFELSIYSLNGSSTSKKVTCSDSLCTERNNCLGVYNHCPYSVSYVSSETSTSGILVDDILHLRTEDNEKKFVQARVIFGCGQEQTGSFLDVAAPNGLFGLGLENISVPSILSREGFMADSFSMCFGSDGAGRISFGDKGSFDQEETPFNINPLHPTYNISVDQIRVGATLVDSGFTALFDTGTSFTYLAGLSYTKLSESFHSQVRDKRRAPDPRIPFEYCYDMSPDANTSLIPSLSLTMKGGGQLVVTDPIIVISMQNQLVYCLAVVKSQDLNIIGQNFMTGYRFVFDREKIILGWKKFDCYDIEKIDHFPSQPVNTTNVPPAVAVGPGNDNAEKSDERTTNTPQSSFASSVYQTLFLNLINYYLAIMLLLYHS; this is encoded by the exons ATGtcttctttctttattttctttctaaCATTGCTCTCATTTTTCCCATTTCGACAATGCAATGGCCGTGTTTTTACATTTGAAATGCACCATCGTTTCTCTGAAACAGTCAAGAAGTGGTCACTGCAGAAAAAAATTGGTGGTCCACTTCAAAATTGGCCTGTAAAAGGAAGTCTCCAATACTATACTCAGTTGGCTAACCATGATAAGTTGTTACACGGCAAGAAGCTCTTCAAATTTGATGGACCACTTACTTTCTCTGACGGAAATTCCACTTTCCGGATCAGTTCTCTTGGATT CTTGCATTATACCACAGTGACATTGGGGACGCCTGGTTTGAAGTTTCTTGTGGCTCTTGATACTGGGAGTGATTTATTTTGGGTGCCTTGTGAATGTGGCAGTTGTTCTTCTACTGATGATCCTACACTTGACAGCTCT GATTTTGAGCTTAGCATATACAGCCTGAACGGATCGTCAACTAGCAAGAAGGTCACCTGCAGCGATAGCTTGTGTACAGAGCGCAATAATTGCCTTGGTGTATATAACCACTGCCCTTATTCAGTATCCTATGTATCCTCGGAAACTTCAACTTCAGGAATTTTGGTGGATGATATTTTGCATTTGAGAACAGAAGACAATGAGAAAAAATTTGTTCAGGCGCGTGTGATCTTTGG TTGTGGACAGGAGCAAACTGGTTCTTTTCTAGATGTTGCAGCAccaaacggtttatttgggcttGGTCTCGAGAATATATCAGTCCCTAGTATTCTGTCTCGGGAAGGTTTTATGGCAGATTCCTTCTCCATGTGCTTTGGTAGTGATGGGGCAGGACGGATTAGTTTTGGAGACAAGGGTAGCTTTGACCAGGAAGAGACCCCTTTTAATATAAACCCATTACA CCCAACATATAACATTTCTGTGGATCAAATACGTGTTGGAGCAACTCTCGTTGATTCAGGTTTTACAGCACTTTTTGATACCGGAACCTCCTTTACATATCTTGCGGGCCTATCCTATACAAAGCTTTCAGAGAGT TTCCATTCTCAAGTACGAGACAAGCGGCGTGCACCTGATCCGAGGATCCCTTTTGAATATTGTTATGATATGAG TCCTGATGCAAACACTAGCTTGATTCCTAGTTTAAGCCTAACTATGAAAGGGGGAGGCCAACTTGTTGTCACTGACCCAATTATTGTCATATCCATGCAG AACCAACTCGTGTATTGCCTGGCTGTTGTGAAGAGTCAAGATCTAAATATAATTGGAC AAAACTTCATGACTGGATACCGCTTTGTGTTTGATCGAGAAAAAATCATCCTTGGTTGGAAGAAGTTTGATT GTTATGACATTGAGAAAATAGACCATTTCCCATCACAGCCCGTTAATACCACCAATGTGCCACCTGCTGTTGCTGTTGGGCCTGGAAATGATAATGCAGAAAAATCAGATGAAAGGACTACAAATACTCCTCAAAGTTCTTTTGCATCATCTGTTTATCAAACATTGTTTTTGAACCTCATAAACTACTATCTCGCTATAATGTTGCTACTTTATCATAGCTAG